GGCATGTAAGCTACGTACAGTTATAGGTTGCAATGACAAGCAATGGTGCACACAAGAGCTGTATTTGTTGCCCATTTTGTAATGCTTTTGTtccatattttaaatattttggcaCAGGTATTGCCGTTTGCAaataaaatgtgtcattttgaCCACTGTGGCATATGTTTAGCCCTCGACGTTAACTGCTTTGAAAATGTCGATTTGGAGTTGACGGCTGTGTCAAAACAATCAATAAAAACTGTTACAGAATGTACTGCACTCGTGGAACATCGTGTGACACACTGGAATTTGCTCAACAGATCATCTTGTTTGACAGATTCTTCAATAAAAAATATCCAGCCAACCTGTCCAGGAACTTGTGTACAGtaggcgtgtgtgtgagtgtgtgtgtgtgtgtgtgtgtgtgtgcgtgtgtgcgtgtgtgcgtgtgtgcgcgtgtgtgcgtgtgtgtgtgtgtgtgtgtgcgcgtgtgtgtgtgtgtgtgtgcgtgcgtgcgtgcgtgcgtgcgtgcgtgcgtgcgtgtgtgtgtgtgtgtgtgtgtgtgtgtgtgtgtgtgtgtgtgtgtgtgtgtgtgtgtgtgtgtgtgtgtgtgtgtgtgcgtgtgtgtgtatattggaCCAATGAAGATTCGAGGTGCCGTTCACTAAATTAGTGGTACGTATTTCCCAGAGAATAAATACAAATTGCCCCGGTAATTACGGGAGGTATTATACAGTACTTTATCTGCAACATGtgctatattattttatttggaaaattaataagcagccattttgttcaaactacggattttttttttttttctggtcacACGTTAGTGTTACAAAATAGTGATAAATAGCCCTCGTGGTCATCGATGTACAACAGCTAGTGTCTGTGTTTGGTTCCATTCCGGTTGCGGATGTCATTGACCTTTAAATCTGGATTCACCCGCTCAAAGTTTGCCATTTGAAAAATAGACAATTAAGATTGTATTTGCTGATATTAGATTGTTTACATATGTGTGAAATCCCCAGAAAGTTTTACAATATTTGCCAACCAACAGATGAACAGTCAAACctttctcgtgaccacaaacaaACTGTGAGTCAACCGCTCTTGAATAGAAGCCACTTTTATTTCAGTACAACAACAATATACAATATGTAACCTACAATAGCAACATGATATTCTCAACAGAGCATCAGATATTCTTTCAAAATACACTATTTGACTGTAACAACACAAACCCGCTGCAGCACATATTCTACATTTCATGGATACAAACACATAACACCTTGAAACTTCCAGAGCTTTTAGAAACGTTTTAAGTGTTGACAGTGGTGGCAAttgtaaattgattttttttctgtaaagggATTTTTGCAATTGCATCATagaccactgaaaatgaaaacaagacAACCGCAACGTTCATGTGACATTTTAGTCAAAGTCGCATTTTGTCTGTGCACAGTGTAGATATTACACTCAGCTTTCTCTGTCAGCAtgttcacacacacaatgcttGGATTCAGAAGCATTTAGCTTGAAGACAAAACATGTGAGCACAACCACAACTTGGTAGGATCTCAGGACCACAGCACGGCAGGAAACACCACACAAAAATTATTACCACAGATCAGAACTAATGAACACTATAATAGATATTGCATATTGATTGTAGCGACCGCAGTCTCTTTTTAACATACTATACAATAGGTCCGCAAGGCTAACTGTGCCGTGATTGATTAAATAACGCAGTTcatgagaaaaagaaatgtacTATACAGGATTAAATGTTAAATTGCAAATCAACTTCTATTAACTACATAAAGGTAGCTCTGAAGTAATTGTGTTTGATTTCAGAAAATAAGCCCAAAAATAAAGGAAGCAAAACTGCCTTTTTTTGTCATGTCCGAAGATTCCACAGTATATCATCGGCATTTGTTTAATTTTACAATAGAAATGAATAAGAGCAAATTAGGTTCATACAGGAAAATTACATAATCTATTATGACAGAAAGATTCATGGCCATCATTTCttgctcagttttttttttttttgcgcatacCTGAAATGAGAACAATCACATAACGTTTAACaacataataataacaattaccTATGTTCAAAGCGCTCCACTGAAACGCCACCACAATAAAAACTTCTGCTTGTGATGAAATTAGAGTGAGCCAATTGGACCTGCTATGGTGATCCGAAGCCTTCAAAAAAATGTTCAACTTGCTTAGTATCTTCATATTGATACCAAAACTTTATATGAAGCTTAGCTTGGATTGAATTTTTGTGATTCATTTGCACAAATGTGTCTTTTTATGCTCCACAAGCAATAATACATGTTTTCCCATTGGATTGAATGATCAGGTTCGACATAACAtccgaggtcgaacctcggattcaggaggagcagtgtggctttcgtcctggccgtggaacagtggaccagctctacaccctcagcaggatcctcgagggtgcatgggagttcgctcaaccagtccacatgtgttttgtggacttggagaaggcgttcgaccgtgtccctcgggaggttctgtggagggtgcttcgggagtacggggtgccgagccaactgataagggcggttcggtccctgtatcaccgatgccagagtttggtccgcatttccggcagtaagtcggatttgttcccagtgagggttctgttcataatttttctggacaaaatttctaggcgcagccgaggcgttgagggggtccggtttggggacctcagcatcgcgtctctgctttttgcagataacgcggtgctgttggcttcttcaggccataatctccagctctcactggagcggttcgcagccgagtttgaagcggtcgggatgagggtcagcacctccaaatccgagtccatggtccttgatcggaaaagggtggaatgccctctccggatcggggatgagatcctgccccaagtggaggagtttaagtatcttggggtcttgttcacgagtgaggggaggatggagcgcgagatcgacaggcggatcggtgcagcgtcggcagtaatgcggactctgtaccggtccgttgtggtaaagagagagctgagccaaaaggcaaagctctcaatttaccggtcgatttacgctcctaccctcacctatggtcacgagctatgggtcgtgaccgaaagactgaaatcccggatacaagcggacgaaatgagttttctccgcaggatgtccgggctcttccttagagatagggtgagaagctcggttatccgggagagactcggagtagagtcgcaactcctccacgttgagaggagccagatgaggtggcttgggcatttcatcaggatgcctcctggacgcctccctggggaggtgttccgggcatgtcccaccggtaggagaacccggggatgacccaggacgcgctggagagacgatgtctctcagctggcctgggaatgccttgggatcccccgggatgagctggatgaagtggctggggagagggaagtctgggagtccctcctgaagctgctgcccccgcaacccgaccccggataagcggaagaagatggatggatggacggacggacggacggacggacggacagacagatggatggacacAACATCCCATCGATAAAGCCTTTCACCAATTTAGATGCTGTTATAATACGACCCTTCAGTAACTTAAGTCTAAACGGGGTTCCTGGGTAGTTTCTTTAGTGACCTACATAAGATTCACAACACTAAATAACATTGTCTAATTACTGTTTCAAATTAGTGGACCTTTAGTTAGAATTAAATTCACGAAATGCACAGAAAGCGCTACTTTCTAATTTGACATTTGATTACCTTTTTGATTCAATGAGACAAGTACTGTCATAAAAAAACATCTACTCTTTATCTTTGACACTTAATGTCCCGAATAAATACCTTCATTAATATTAATGGTATCTAGGACTAAAAATAATGAGGGGCTGTTAACATGAGATGACTAACTGAAAACCGGTTAAGACCAGTGTAGTCTTGGCAATCATTTGAAATAAGAGTTAAATAAGCATTTGTAAACATggagtttggttttggttttcccccaaacacatcagatttttttcatCTCACTCAAATTAGAGTACATGACTACCCCTGACTTCAGAAGTAGAAAATACTGATTTGAAGCCGCAAACTGCCTTGTCGAACCTCTGAAATTTCAGACATCCCATTTTTCATATCTGCAATGCTACCTGTCCTGTGTCCAGTTGGACAAATGGTTGGcgcacatgcaaaaaaaaagaaggaaaaaactgTTAACCTGGTCATGTAAACCTATCCTAACTCTGCTAtcttgatttatgataccaagaTTAACAGCGAGCTGTCAGGTAAATTGTCCAGGGAAATATCCCACGTTTTTTTGTTGTCAGACAGAATGTAGCTGCATTTATTCAATTATAATATGATCCCCAAACAGTCACACTTGAGTGGTACCTCAGCATCCCTTCTTTCATTGCTTCCATGCTTGGAAGCAGGTGACAAGATACCTTTGATTAAAAACATAAATGCGCATCACCTCTTTTGCTGAACACGACACCCTCAGTATGATTTCTGATCCTTGTACAAATTGCACGGCCTACATTACCTCGTCCATTTGAACAAAAAGCAACATGTCCACATCTCTCTGCCTGAAATGTTCCTCACTAAATGGCAGTACAACGATAACCGGGGTCAGCGGCCATACTGGATCCCTCTGTTTTCACGACAGTCACTTTGGATGAGTGTTGGGAACTGTTGAGCGTGGTTCTGCGACAAAGACGTTCACGGTAATTTTGGGCAAAGATGAGCAACATCAGCGGATTGATGCAGCTATGGGAATAGCTGAGGCAGATGCTGATGTTGTAGACGTAGATGAAGGCGACAGTCGGGTAATTGTTGCTCAGGTTGATCACCTGGATGACGTGGTAGGGTGACCAGCAGATCAGGAACAGCGCGATAACCATCAGCACCATCTTGGTGGCCCTCTTGGCCCACACAGTCTGCTTGCGTTTGACCCGACGGATGGAGCTGAACACGTGGTAGAGCGTGAGCGAGTAAAaggtgctgatgatgatgagtgggatgatGAAACCCAGGATGGACTGGTAGAGCGTGTACCAGTACATGTCCTCGGGCCCATCTAGATACATCATGCAGATCTCTAAATGCTCTCGACGTACGACTTTGGCATACATCATAACCGGCACAGTGAGGAGAAAGCTGCCGATCCACACCAGCACGTTGATCATGATAGTCCACTGAATGGTCCGCCGCTCTGAGGTGGGGTGAACGATGGCAATGTACCTGTGGGGACAAATTCACAATTTTAGAGGCATTCCACAACAGGTGATAGGAGGAACATTGCTGGGCTTCCAATGAGCATCATTATTTTAATCGCTGAGCGTTCGAATTAAATCTGAGGTTCTGCTTCTGTATGTTATGGCAGAATCTTCCCAAAAACTACTAAACATAGATGCTTActgtaatgctcatgtttttttcccccacacacATAAAACCCCAAATATTCATTTAACATTGTGTAATTCCACTTACAGGAATAATAAAGTTGCCCATCATTCCATTTAGGAGGGACTTGGCcatttatgaaaaaaacaatGGACATCTTATTAAACCATTATACTGGTATGACTTAGAACTGTCTTTATGTCTACATGTAATGTGAGTATGTGCAGTGCACTTCCACCAAGACTTTTTGCAATTGTCCAAAGGGCATTCAGATAAATTGTAGTTAATGCGGAAAAGTCTGTTTGCCAAAAAGCCTTTTCCAAGTTAATGCATTGTTCTGTTAGTGTGATGGATGGACAGTGAGTGCAGTCCCAGTAATCCCCAATTCACGGATATGATGCATCGAGTTTCTTGTTATCATTTTACTCATTTTTCAATATGAATGACATGTCAGCTATTTCAAGTGGAGCTCCATCCATATGTACCATACTATACCTCCTCCAGGTAACATTATTGGTCTCAATTGAACATTTGACACGTGACATTCTCCCATCACATTAGGAAATatatttgtattgttttgttgaCGGTATAattttgaatgtatttttattgATTCTTTACTCCCCACCGTCTGTCAAGTTAATTTAGTCAAATGCCCATTTCCATATTGATCGGTCAAAATCATTTACAAACGTCTGAGACACTTCATCTTAAGATGAGAAAATGACCTTTTATCCAGTTAATAGAAGTGACCTAGTGCAACAAGCTAATTAAAGAAATAGCTTAAAGCCATAAAGACACATACACCTCACTTGTCACTTCTCAACCCTACAAAAAAGGCACATCAAAATTTAAGGTTATGATCATTTTTTCATTATAGGTACTAGTTTTTGACTttcgatctttttttttttattcagtaagTTTTAGCATTTTGAGTAAATAGTTCTTAGTAGTTCTTTTTGACAatgttttaatttcatttttgttagtTTTAGGAATACTTCTACTTTTTTATAAATGCAGCATTTGTCAGTACAAGGTCGAGGATAAATGAACCTTGAAAGCTCATGCATGGTATTAGTAATTAGTTTCAGTTGGTTTTCGCTTTTGCAGGgttcttttttttggtgttttgagttttcttatACTTCTTTAACAAAAATACTTGTCTGGGGCGTCTGATTACCAAGCTTTTAATAACGTGACAATCTTGAACATTTTGCGCAAGCACTAATCCAATTATTAAAGCCATCTACATATGTGATTGAGCGTTTAAAACATACCCGTCTGTCtcaaaaaataagaaaacattttaatgatCACTTACTGCAGATGTGATGTCTATCAGCAGTAAAAGATGAACTgcactttttgtatttatttttttatttgttcttcTAACATTTGTATCACCGAATGAAGTTGCTAAAATGGTCATGGATGAATAAGCAAATATGATGCCATTATCTGCTTGTTCTTGAATAACATGTACAGTTCAACACCTAGTAAATGTACCTTTGgagaaatacatttaaaaaacaaaaaaaaagggggaattaAACCCCTCCAATGTCACTCAGAAAGAGCTGAAACTGATGACGTTCATGGCTTCACCGAGCTCAGCTCAGGGAACATTTAAAAGAAGAACTCCAtaagtttgttttgctttttctttgacGATAACCTTACAACCAGAAAAAGCAAGTGGTACGTAAGTGTTATTTCAAATGCTCTTTGAAACTTAAAACTCCCCCAAAATTGGGTCAAGAATGAAAAGCAATCGATAACATTTGAACCAGATCCAATACATTTCCTTACAATCCAATGCCCTGATGGGAAAAACTAACCACTGGTTGTCTGAATCGCAGACATTGAATGGGTACATCATGGAAAGCGGCAGCAGTTATGAGAGCATACATGCGTGAGCATACTTTACCAACCAGCTTCAGAGAGTCAAGGTCATAGATATGAATACAAGAACTGATGTTTCAATAGAAAATGGAAAGCACCATTTGGGAAACAGCACAGGAGGGCCAGGATGGAATAGTTTGCCAGAGAAATTCCTTGGAGACATTTGATGGAGCCAAACATGAACCTTATGTGAAAGGCTAAAGCTTCAAGAACAAAGAGACCTACTGATGGTGCCTCATCATTCAACCCTTTTTGGATGGGCTCATCAACATTCTTTGTAAGGCGCATAAGAATTCAATGTAGAAAATCGACAGAAATATTTTGTCTGCCTCAAGGTGATGCAGacaaattcacaccacactcccaaaacaacaaacaaataattCAATAAATAGATGGTTTGAGACATCCATCTACAGACTTCAAGGGGATAAATTGTTCTTTTACCCCCCACAGTTTGGGACAATTGTGTGTCTTAATAACATGAGAGTACAAATTGGCAAAAGAGAACAGCGAAGCGATTGCAATCCCCGGCAGAGACAATGCGATCATCACCAAGCCAAGAGTTACTCTTGCTAATTACTGTGCAGATCTGTGTATGTCGCAAATGCACTGGACACATTGCCAAACATAAACACcctggcgacgagactcggtacaggtcggaagttgaccttctgaccacgtggtgcagggacaacaacctcctgctgaacgtcaataagaccaaggaaatcattgttgacttccggaagggtcacacaacacacctgccgctgatcatcgacggtgctgtggtggaaagggtgagctgcaccaagttcctgggggtgcacatcagtgaggacctctcctggtccgcaaacacctcgtcactggcaaagaaagctcagcgccgcctgtacttcctgcggaagctcaggcgtgcatgtgctcctcaggcagtcctgtctacattctaccgtggcaccattgagagcgtcctcaccagttgcatcgctgtctggggtggtaactgcactgaacagaacttgaaggcactgcagcgcatagtgaatacggctggtaagattattggtgcttcgctcccctccctgaaggacatttacacctcccatctcgcccgcaaggcaacctcgattgccagagatgtgagtcacccggctcactctttgtttgaccttctgccctctgggaagaggtacaggagcctgcgctcccgcaccaccagactcgccaacagcttctttctccaggctgttagggccctgaactcgctacccccttctgcgtagcgtgcggcactgttgcgctattttcgggaatgtctgctgtacgcgcacttgctcctttttttttctgctcctcttatttatttatttattgttgtgttatttattcattatttattcagcacgcttttgttatacttgtttacttgtttgtctgttgtgagccatgtcttgtcaccgtgggataggggggaacgaaatttcggtttctttgtgtgtctttggcatgtggagaaattgacaataaagctgactttgactttgactttgatcttgAAAAACCTAACTGAACAATCAACTGTATGTGACACTTATTGGAAATTAAAGCTGTTAATTAATGCTAttacagctcagtggcctagtagtagagtgtccgccctgagactggaaggttgtgggttcaaaccccggccgggtcataccaaagactataaaaatgggacccattgcctccctgcttggcactcagcattaagggttggaattggggggttagatcaccaaatgattcccgagcgcggcaccgctgctgctcactgctcccctctcccccaggggatggattaaaatcacatggggatgggttaaatgcagaggacaaatttcaccacacccagatgtgtgtgtgacgatgatcattgggactttaactttacagTATGCGCAATTGAACATCTAACAAAAGTCAATGCAGCTTTGCTTACCTTTGGGCTTGGCTCAATATTGTGTCAGACAAGATGCACGTATATATAATGTATAtgtagtttgcatgttctccctgtgactGCGTAGGTTTCCTCTGGGTGCtctagtttcctcccacattccaaaaacgtgCATGGCAGGCCAATTGACCACTTGCCCGTGAGTGTGAATgggtgtttgtctatgtgtgccctgcgattggctggcatccagttcagggtgccacccgcctactgcccaaagtcagctgggataggctccagcacgcccacgatcCTCGTGAAGAGAAGcggtttagaaaatggatggctggatccACAAAGAAAATGTCTGGTGTTGCAGAATAGCAcagattatttattattctaataTGTGACTATACTGTATTTATTATAACTCTGACCTATGATGATATCGAAAATCATGCTGTGCATTTAAAGAGGCAGTTTGAATGTCACACATAATTACACTGGGAACATTCTCGTAATCACGCGTGATTATTGGTATTATAACTACAGCATGATTCTTTGGGAGGAAATTTATAGAATATACTCTAAGGGAAATTACAATATATAAACatgtaaaacatgcaggacagtgACCCTCGAGGACCGGAGCTAGACATGCCTGCTTTAGAATAAGGGTGGGGAACCTGTGGAGCATGACAACTGATGATATTCAAGCTTGCCTGCCCCATATTCTAATAAGAAAACAATTCAAGAAAAAGTTTGAAACATCAGCCATTTTGATTAACTTTAATGCAacaatttttttaatgttaacataaacaaaaaaaatgtcaatttgaatttttttttcacttaataTACCACAGTTATTTTCAGGCaatattttacatttacatttatGTTGTTGACCTATACAGCagatttaaattatttatttatttatttatttatttatttattttagttaaGTGGGCCCCAGTGTGATGGCACCACTTTTGAGGAATGACAGAGAGTAAATATGATAAAGAACATAGATCCTGAAGTGGATCATATCTGTCCTGGTTCTTCATTACAATATGGCTAGAGGTCATTAATTATTTGACTTTCAACATTGTGAGGTAAATAAATGCTTTTTGATGACAGTGGCAGTAAAATCTCTTTTATAGACTTACCGATCAATACAGAGCACGGTTACTATTCCCACGGTAGTGAACTGGTTGCTGacatccaccaccaccaccgccttGCACATAAAGTTGCCGAAGACCCACTGCCTGTCACGGACCAGCTGATGGATGTTGAAAGGCATCACCAGCAGGAAAAGCATGTCTGCTATGGCCAGGTTGAGCACGTAGATGTCCGACACCATTTTCTTCTTGCACGCAGCCACCGCGTAAATGACCAAACCGTTGGCCAGAACTCCCACAGCGCACAGGATGCCATAAATGGACGGAAGAATGTGCATGAAAGTAGTGATGTCGATGAAGCTCGGAGACGAAGCGGTTGCGTTTGCACATAATGGCTCTATAG
The sequence above is drawn from the Syngnathus scovelli strain Florida chromosome 1, RoL_Ssco_1.2, whole genome shotgun sequence genome and encodes:
- the mchr2b gene encoding melanin concentrating hormone receptor 2b, translated to MNATDIFCRNNSIEPLCANATASSPSFIDITTFMHILPSIYGILCAVGVLANGLVIYAVAACKKKMVSDIYVLNLAIADMLFLLVMPFNIHQLVRDRQWVFGNFMCKAVVVVDVSNQFTTVGIVTVLCIDRYIAIVHPTSERRTIQWTIMINVLVWIGSFLLTVPVMMYAKVVRREHLEICMMYLDGPEDMYWYTLYQSILGFIIPLIIISTFYSLTLYHVFSSIRRVKRKQTVWAKRATKMVLMVIALFLICWSPYHVIQVINLSNNYPTVAFIYVYNISICLSYSHSCINPLMLLIFAQNYRERLCRRTTLNSSQHSSKVTVVKTEGSSMAADPGYRCTAI